A stretch of DNA from Synechococcus sp. PROS-9-1:
AATTCCATTTTGATTATTTTCGACACCTGGCTCTGTTCCATTATCATTGTGATAGAGAATCCCTTGACTTTCGTCGAATACATATTCTGCGCTGGACTGTAGTCCATCCTTGCCTTCCAGTTGATCAGTTGTTGTGCTAATAAAGTTACCTTGGCTTAAAAATTGCCTATTAGTGTGCTCTGTCGGTTCATGAGATGTATTGATTTGCACAAAATCTTCTTCTGAATTAAAATCCAGAATTATATCTGGATAATTTCCTCCTGATTCGTAATCATCAGGATTCACAACAAATACATCATTTCCTTCGCCTCCCTCCATCGTGTCATGCCCTTTGCCACCATAAAGATAATCATTGCCTTTCCCTCCTTTTAATAGATCTTTCCCTGATTCCCCTTTCATATGATCATTACCATTGCCTCCATCAAGGAAATTATCTTGAGTATTGCCAATAATAGTGTTGTCACTATTATTTCCTAGTATGTTTATATTAGCTGAGTCGTCTTTGAGTATAAGGTTCTCTACATGTTCAGCTATCTTGTATTCGGCTATGTCATCAGCTGATGACGAAAAGTTTGCGACGATCCAATCATCACCCTCTTCAGCCTCTTCAGTTATGACATTGTCATCATGATTAGAGGAAGATATTCTATAGATATCATCGCCAGTCTCTCCTGCAAGTATGTTCATGCCAGCATTTCCATCTAAGTCATCGTCTCCATTTCCGCCACGTAATATATTATCATCAGTATTGCCAATGATAATATTATTCTCTTCATTCCCTTGAATAGCTATACTCTCTGATCCTTCTTTGAGGCTTAGATTCTCTACATTGTCGGCTATCTTGTATTCAGTTATGCCATCAGCTGATGACGTGAAGTTTGCGACGATCCAATCATCACCTTCTTCAGCCATTTCTGTTATTACATTGTCATCAGAATTAGAGGAAGATATTCTATAGATATCATCGCCAGTCTCTCCTGCAAGTGTGTTCATGCCAGCATTTCCATCTAAGTCATCGTCTCCCTCTCCGCCACGTAATATATTATCATCAGTATTGCCAATGATAATATTATTCTCTTCATTCCCTTGAATAGCTATACTCTCTGATCCTTCTTTGAGGCTTAGATTCTCTACATTGTCGGCTATCTTGTATTCAGTTATGCCATCAGCTGATGACGTGAAGTTTGCGACGATCCAATCATCACCTTCTTCAGCCATTTCTATTATTGCATTGTCATCAGGATTAGAGGAAGATATTCTATAGATATCATCGCCAGTCTCTCCTGCAAGTATGTTCATGCCAGTGTTTCCATCTAAGTCATCGTCTCCATTTCCGCCACGTAATATATTATCATCAGTATTACCAATGATAACATTATTGCCTTTATTCCCTTGAATAGCTATACTCTCTGATCCTTCTTTGAGGCTTAGATTCTCTACATTGTCGGCTATCTTGTATTCAGTTATGCCATCAGCTGATGACTTGAAGTTTGCGACGATCCAATCATCACCTTCTTCAGCCTTTTCTGTTATAACAATATTGTCGTGGCTTGAAAATATATATGTGTCATTGTTTTTACCTCCTTTAAGCTCTATATAGTCATCTGTTTTGCTTGAAAAAATATCAGCTCTTTCAGACCCTGTAAATAGCGATTTTCGCAGTGCTCTAGTGCTTTGGCTGTCTTGTTCAATAACTAGAGTCTCAATATTGCTAGGTATTGTGTAATCTAGGCCTTTTGAGTAAACAATGGCGGTATCTTTTCCGCTATTGTTTGCGGTCTCGACGATAATTGAATCATAATTCTTTATCACATATTGATCATCCCCAGACCCACCGATTAGTATGTCCTTTCCGCTTACATTTAAAAGATCATCGTTTCCTTCTCCTCCCCAAATGAAGTCATCCCCTTTCCCTCCTTTAAGTCGTTCATCACCATTGGCACCAAGCAGAAAATCATTCTCGTTGCTGCCATTTGTGATTCCGTTGACATCCACTACCGTTAATTCTTTTTCGTAATTATCGGACCAAACTACACTAAAACCCAGATGATCATCTAACTGTTCAATCTCTTGAGCACTTAAGGGTAATTCTTGGAATAAATATATTGACAGCAACTCTTCTAATGTGTATCCTGCAGATTTGTCCTGAACTGATGTTGAATTGAATGAGTTAGTCATGACATTGATTTATTTTTTCTTGTTGGTTACTTGCTCGCATCATGTATTGCTTGGCAGCTAAGGATCGCAGTGTTCTATTGTTTTCGGTGTTTGAGAACATGGGCATTTGACCCTTGTCATGATTTACTTTAAGTCATTTTTGAGTTGATGTGTAGCCTTCTTTCCCCCTTCTGTATTGCTCAAAGCGCTCTTCAACCTCATAGCGTATAGATCCCATGCTTGCTAAGGGCTCCCCTCTATTTTGCGTTTGATTTGTATACACAATTTGTGAAAGGTGTTTTTCTGTTAGCGACAGGCCTTGAACAATCTATTGGTAATAGATCATTGGTTTGACCTCTTAAGCAATACGATTCCTCGTTGGGTTATTCCATCCACTGGCTGAAGGTGTTATTTCTTGCTCTATCGTCGATTGTTTCTATCTGTATTTCTTATCTTTGATTTTGAGGTTTCTCTTCTTCTCTCCTGTGCCCTTTGCTACAGAGTCTTTTGTGTGAAATCATAATTTCCTTCCTGTCTGCAGATCCATACTGTTAGATTTTTCAATAGAGCTTTTAGGCTTGGTAGGCCCATTTCACTTCTATTTAATTCATTATTGAGTTTTAGGGATTCAAATTTTTTATCTTTAAATATTTGTATTTTGCGTGGCTTTTTGTTTTTGCATGAGATCTTTAGGCGTTTTTTGTCCAAGATCTGCTTTGACCATTCTTCCCCGGATCTTGTATGGTGCCCAACTTGTATATGCCACCATTCGTCTTTCATTAGTGGTACTGTGCTGTAGATGTAAAAATAACGGCTTGCTCTGTATTCTTCTTTCTCATTATTTTCGCCCATCACGTCCTCAATCTCTCCCAGTTTTTTTTGGGGTGTAGGCGTGAAATTCTCAGGTGCTATTAATGCTAAGTTGTTGTTTATCGGGGGATCACTAAAACCTATTTGTATAAATTGTTCATCTATAAAGATCCATCCCTCTTTTGATTCTGTTTGTTCGGACTTTTCCCATGCTTGCAGCGCTTGTGCTGTTTCTTCTGGTGGAATCCAGGGGCGTCCAGCTGATACACATCCGCTTATTAACAGATAAAGAGTTGCTGCAGTTAAGCAATTTTTATATCGGATGGGGCTAGCTCTGAAGAGCTGTCTGTGTGGCGGACAACAGCCAGAACATCGCTTCCTTGAGTCCAATCACCGTCTTCGTCGAACATCATTGATCCTTGATCGTGAGCATAAGCCATTTTCACCGATGTGGCTCTTTGTCCTTGGATATTTTCCAATGTGTCGTAGATGATTGCTGCATCAATATTTGTGCCTTCGGCCATTGCAGCTGTTATGAAAATCGGTTCAGCCCCTCTGTTAATCCCTGTTAGAGCTGCTGAAAGCTCTAGGACATCTCCTTCCGCTTGATTGAAGTCGCTAACAAGATCTGTACCTCGCCCGAAACTGCTTACATCAAATACAAATGTATCAGCTCCTTCCCCTCCTCTTAGAACATCTGAGCCAACTCCTCCGCTGATCATGTCGTCTCCACTTCCGCCAATAATGATGTCTTCCCCAGTTCCACCAAACAGTTGCATCGATTCCGATTCGGAGGCAATTGCAATGCGGTCGTCACCGCTACCAGCATCAACTATCGAACCAAAAGCATCATCCATTTCAATTCGATCATCTCCTGATCCGCCATGGAGAACGCTGTTTGTCACCGAGCCATTGATTTTGTCATCACCGGTGCTCGTATTGATATAGGAGTCAACGATTCCTCTTGATGTGTCGACGTGAATTGCTTCACCGCTCACTTGACCTTCAACAATATCATTTCCAGCACCTGTATTAATTGCACTATTATTAATTCCTGCAGATTGTGAGAGGGTTTTAGCTAGAGCACTATCTGTATCTAGTGTTTCACTAAATGACTCATTTAATGTTAAATCTTGTTTGGCTACGCCTCTCACTACATCGGCCCCTTTGCCTAGAACGATATTGCTGTCGTTTAAGCCCATGGCAATAAACTCATCAAGCTCTGAGCCTGTAAACCCACTCCAGGATGAGAAGTCTGCTTCGATGATGGCTTCTGCATTAATGATATTAGCTCCATCGCCATCGCCAAATATTGTTGTGCCTTGTATGCCATAACTACTGGCGCCTGTCATCGTTTCTGCAACCTCAACCTCAGTACTTGCATCAACCATGTTGCTTTCGTCACCATCCAGTGTGATGACAGTATTGTCGACACCTTCTAGATTTTCTGAGCCCAAATCACTTGGATCAATTGTTTCAAAACTGATCGAGGAATAAGTATTTGCGTCAACCAATCCTTCTCCAATCAGGTTGATATCTGTATCGTTGATACCGATGGAATGCGCTTCCATCCACTCAATCATGCTGGTTTCACTTTGCCCGCTCAATTGAGCAGTGGCCAAGGCATCAGCCTCCACATTGGAGGTGATCGTCAGTGTGGTTGTTGCATCTCCGTCATCTCCTTCAATGGCAGTTGCTAGTGACTCCGTATAGAGGATATTGTCAGCTCCGTTATCGATGCCAAGTGCTTCTGCATAAGCTTCTATAACAAGGCCTTCTTCGTTTGCCGTTGTGAAATCTGCGTCACTCCAACCGACCGCTTCGGCGTTGGTTTGAATTCTGATTTCGCTTAAGTCGCTCTGTGATGTTGCTTCCGCCTCAATCTTCAGTTTTGCTCCTTCTCCCGCTGTCACTTTGAGCAGCCCATCAGGATTAAGCGTTAGAAGCTCTGGATCCCAGTCGGAATCGTGATGGCTACTGAGGCCATAGGCTTTGGCTTCCGCCAGAACCTGTTCAGCAACTGCATCACCGAAATTCAGGATGTCCGCAAGCTCAGTGTCGTGCTTTACCCCAACAGCTTCGGCATCCGCTTTTGACTGCAGATCGATCTGGCCACCAACCTCGACTTGATTCGCCATTTCGACGGCATAGGAACGAGAGTTCGCCACTGCCCTCTTCCCGTCATAGCCAGCCACTAGGCCCGCATCAGCGGAGCCTTCGAAGTCCATCTCGAATAGGTTGAGTTCGCTGGCCATTGCCAACAATCCAAAACTGCTGTCCTAAGAAAAATACTCTTTAAAACGCTTACTTGCAAGCTCGTCAATAGGGTTTAGCCGTGTATATAGAGCTATACGAAAAACCTGAACTGTATTCGTCAATGAGTTGTTATTCCTGTATATAGAAAATGACAATGGCAGTGATGCACAGGCATTTGCTAGGAGAAAATCATAATTATGTGGTTATAAAATATTATGAGTGCTGTATTGCTTGTATTACCGTGGATCGAAATGTATAGCTTTGTATTTGGAGGCGATTCGTGTCGCTTCAGGCTTTTATGGCCTGGTATTGCCTAGGCGTATATACGTATAGACCTCGATATCAATATTGATTAGTATTACTTATGAGCGGACCTTTTCTTCTTTCTTTTTGTTGGTATTTTCCCATTGTGTTGCTCCATCTATACAAGGCCTTGGTGCCTTAGACCCTAGTGCTCACCTTCGATTTTTGAGGTTCATAAGGCTTGCAGGCATTACGCCGCATGTAACTGTGTACCGAATGGCTTTTCTGTCTATACAACTACCGCCGAAAACCCTTGCCACCAGTGGCTTCTTGCTGTTGCTGAGAGGTTTCTTTTGCTGCTAGCTTCCAATTAATGGTGTCTCTGTTTGGAGCATGGCCCTTACAACCATCTCTAACAGCCCTTCTGTCCTTTATGGCAGCGACAATGGGGAGAGCTACGGTTTTGCACCTGGGGCCACCTATGTCTTTGGTGGTGGTGGAAACGACAATTTTTTAGCAAGCTCGAACTACACAGCTCTTTATAGTGGCGACGTTCAGGACTACGCCTTTACCGTTGCTATAGAAGACAACGGTAACGAGCTTCTCTTTATTGAAGACCTTCGGATTGGTTCACCAGATGGAGTGGATCGTTATGAGGGAGATAATGGCTCACTTGGATTTGGCTTTGATTCGAACGCCATTGCAGCCAACCAGGTTCTTGATCTGCGTTCAGCGCAGGATCTGAAGGCCGCCTTGCCCTCAGCTCCGAATAATCTTCCTACGGCAGTTCTTGATACCATTGGCTTGTCTGAGGACCAAGCTCTTGAATTTAATGTAGTTGCGAACGATATAGATCTTGATTCCGACTCTTTACGCGCTGTTGCTATATATAATCCTCCTGGAAACTCAGGATCTGCTTCACTAGATTTTCAGGGAGATATCACCTATTCGGCTATTGGAAGCTTTGATTATTTAAGCCCAGGTGATACTGCTACTGAGTCATTCACTTACATTGTTAGTGACGGACACGCAGGCTCTGATGAAGGATATGTAGACGTTACGATTACCGGTGCCAATGATGCTCCTATCGCTCGACCTGATCAGATCACCTTAAGTCAGGATCAGGCTCGTACCTTTAATCCGCTTCTCAATGATGAAGACGTTGATCAGGGTGATTCTCTTCGAATTGTTGAGGTTACAGGTCAACCTGGAAATCAAGGTTTGGTTGACATCAGCAGCGATGAATTAAGCCTCACGTATACGGCAGATGGCCGGTTTGATGATCTTCCTGCTGGCCAAACCGGTTTCGAGTCCTTTTCTTATACCGTTGAAGATGATAATGGCGCTCGTGCTCAATCTGAGGTCAACGTCACAATCGTTGGCAATAATGATAAGCCTTCTGTTGTTGATGATTCCATAAGTCTCACTGAGGACCAGGCCCTTAAGTTTGATCCTGCTGTAAATGATACTGATGTTGATCAAGGTCAGACTGTAAGACCGAGCTCAGTTACACAGTCTTCTGGAAACAGTGGCGTTGCTGTTGTGGATCAGGATGGAAGCATTACTTTTTCTGCCATTGGTAATTTTGACCACCTTGGTCAGGATGATAGTGCTACTGAAGTCTTCTATTACACAGGCGTTGATGGATACGGTGGAAGTGACACTGCCACTGTTAGCGTTACTATTCAAGGTGTCAACGATGCACCTATAGCTCAGAGAGATCAGGTTATTGTTGGTGAGGACTCAAATCTCATCTTTAATCCTTCTGGTAATGACGTTGAATTAGATCAAGGAGACAACCTACGAACTGTTGATGTCTTTAACCCCACTGGTAATGCTGGAACCGCTTATTTATCCAGTGATGGTGAAGCTGTTTACGAAACCAATGGTGCTTTTGAATTCTTACCTGTAGGTGGACAAGCTACTGAAACTTTTTATTATGAAGTTTCTGATGATCAAAATAGTGTCGATCAAGGCCAAGTTGATATAACGATCAAAGGTGTTAACGATGCTCCTGTTGCTTTCCCCGACGCGGAATCGGTTTCGGAAGATCAGACGATTGAAATTGATGTTACACAGAATGATACAGATGTTGACCAGGGAGATTCGCTTAATGTTCTGAGTGTTGTCAGTCCTTCTACAAATAAAGGCCAGGTTGTCTTCCAGGCGGGTCGTGTTATTTATAATCCTGTTGATCGGTTTGATGATATTCCCTTAGGTGGTTCCGCTAGTGAAACATTTGAATATACAGTCGCTGATGGTAATGGTGGATACGATACTACATCTGTCACGGTAGAAATCCAAGGCGAAAATGATGCTCCTCAGGCAAGTTCTGATGCCTATCCGTTGAATCAGGGTGAGACTATTTTAGTTGATCCTGCTAGTAATGACACTGATGTTGACCGTGATGATCTTCTCACGGTTACTGAAGTCTCATCACGTCCAGGATCCATTGGTAGTGTCAATGTAGATCCTTCTGGTTCTGTCACTTACAGCGCTAGCACTGGTTTTGAATCTTTATCACAAGATGAAACTGCCACAGAAACATTTGACTACACCGTTTCTGATCAGAATGGTGCTACTGATCAGGCGGAGGCTACTGTCACTATTGTTGGTGTTAATGACACTCCTGTCGCTTCTGATGATCAAATTGTCGTTTCTGAAGAACAAATCCTAGAAGCAGCGGATACCTTGCTGTTAGCTAATGACACTGATGTTGATCATAATTCTCAGCTAAAGGTCTCAGGCGTTGTTGATGATAGCTCCAATAATGGTGCCTTGAGTTACACGTCGAGTTCTGGACGTGTTGTTTATAATCCAGTTGGCAAGTTTGATTATCTTGCTGAGGGTGATCAAGAGGCGGCGACATTCACTTATTCCGTTTCAGATGAGTATGGCGCCACTCATCAAGCTCAAGTTGATGTCACGATCACAGGTGTTAATGATGCGCCTGTGGCGAATCAGGATACGGTTAGCGTTTTGCAAAATGGTAGTTCTACTTTTGATCCTACAGAAAATGATACTGATGTTGACTTAGGTGATACACGCCGTGTCTCATCCGTCAGTAATCCAACCGAGAACTACGGCACAGCAGTTTTAGAC
This window harbors:
- a CDS encoding calcium-binding protein; protein product: MASELNLFEMDFEGSADAGLVAGYDGKRAVANSRSYAVEMANQVEVGGQIDLQSKADAEAVGVKHDTELADILNFGDAVAEQVLAEAKAYGLSSHHDSDWDPELLTLNPDGLLKVTAGEGAKLKIEAEATSQSDLSEIRIQTNAEAVGWSDADFTTANEEGLVIEAYAEALGIDNGADNILYTESLATAIEGDDGDATTTLTITSNVEADALATAQLSGQSETSMIEWMEAHSIGINDTDINLIGEGLVDANTYSSISFETIDPSDLGSENLEGVDNTVITLDGDESNMVDASTEVEVAETMTGASSYGIQGTTIFGDGDGANIINAEAIIEADFSSWSGFTGSELDEFIAMGLNDSNIVLGKGADVVRGVAKQDLTLNESFSETLDTDSALAKTLSQSAGINNSAINTGAGNDIVEGQVSGEAIHVDTSRGIVDSYINTSTGDDKINGSVTNSVLHGGSGDDRIEMDDAFGSIVDAGSGDDRIAIASESESMQLFGGTGEDIIIGGSGDDMISGGVGSDVLRGGEGADTFVFDVSSFGRGTDLVSDFNQAEGDVLELSAALTGINRGAEPIFITAAMAEGTNIDAAIIYDTLENIQGQRATSVKMAYAHDQGSMMFDEDGDWTQGSDVLAVVRHTDSSSELAPSDIKIA
- a CDS encoding calcium-binding protein, with product MTNSFNSTSVQDKSAGYTLEELLSIYLFQELPLSAQEIEQLDDHLGFSVVWSDNYEKELTVVDVNGITNGSNENDFLLGANGDERLKGGKGDDFIWGGEGNDDLLNVSGKDILIGGSGDDQYVIKNYDSIIVETANNSGKDTAIVYSKGLDYTIPSNIETLVIEQDSQSTRALRKSLFTGSERADIFSSKTDDYIELKGGKNNDTYIFSSHDNIVITEKAEEGDDWIVANFKSSADGITEYKIADNVENLSLKEGSESIAIQGNKGNNVIIGNTDDNILRGGNGDDDLDGNTGMNILAGETGDDIYRISSSNPDDNAIIEMAEEGDDWIVANFTSSADGITEYKIADNVENLSLKEGSESIAIQGNEENNIIIGNTDDNILRGGEGDDDLDGNAGMNTLAGETGDDIYRISSSNSDDNVITEMAEEGDDWIVANFTSSADGITEYKIADNVENLSLKEGSESIAIQGNEENNIIIGNTDDNILRGGNGDDDLDGNAGMNILAGETGDDIYRISSSNHDDNVITEEAEEGDDWIVANFSSSADDIAEYKIAEHVENLILKDDSANINILGNNSDNTIIGNTQDNFLDGGNGNDHMKGESGKDLLKGGKGNDYLYGGKGHDTMEGGEGNDVFVVNPDDYESGGNYPDIILDFNSEEDFVQINTSHEPTEHTNRQFLSQGNFISTTTDQLEGKDGLQSSAEYVFDESQGILYHNDNGTEPGVENNQNGILALGANATLIDENIVIN